The following proteins come from a genomic window of Hydractinia symbiolongicarpus strain clone_291-10 chromosome 2, HSymV2.1, whole genome shotgun sequence:
- the LOC130629716 gene encoding splicing regulatory glutamine/lysine-rich protein 1-like has translation MTVDKLFEIKRQKSTVFIRTASRLYRCFRYHKPEFHEQEEIPEEVECQHLLNTTNAYAQMTANGYLSQAFPVEDVPTNIPGLPPPPVITCTTDPMELEEIKRTIFVENIHDSITSEQLMAFFSGVGEVKYMRLCKSEEQKYAFIEFSMVESVPTALQYNGVLFGNRSLKVTHAKSPVVKPESERIATGRSTIRTMRDVVKRPTFDRETRSSLFDVKSIPNDFTGNYRSPTRRRSRSRTRRSRSRSRSRRRKSRSRSPKRTRSRTRSPVRRRRRYSSAALDKTKTGSPRRSSRRSRSPSRSSAALDKTKAGSPRRSSRRSRSRSRSRSPKRRKSRSRSRDRRKKRKSVSKSSSRSPRRRSRKKSKSRSRSPARRKSRKSTSKSPDRSSSNQQRKRKEKARKKRKEKSKKKIKTRKQRLMTKS, from the exons aggaAATTCCAGAGGAGGTAGAATGTCAGCATTTACTCAACACAACAAACGCATATGCCCAAATGACAGCAAATGGGTACTTATCACAAGCCTTCCCTGTTGAAGAT GTACCCACAAATATACCAGGTTTGCCTCCACCACCGGTGATAACATGCACCACAGATCCGATGGAGTTGGAAGAAATTAAAAGGACAATATTTGTAGAAAACATTCACGACTCG ATTACCTCTGAACAGTTAATGGCATTCTTTTCTGGAGTTGGTGAAGTGAAATATATGCGACTTTGTAAATCTGAAGAACAAAA ATATGCCTTCATTGAATTTTCCATGGTTGAATCTGTACCTACTGCTCTGCAGTATAATGGAGTTTTATTTGGAAATCGTTCTCTTAa AGTAACTCATGCGAAGAGCCCCGTTGTGAAGCCCGAGAGTGAACGGATTGCAACAGGTAGATCTACAATAAGAACTATGCGTGATGTTGTAAAACGCCCCACTTTCGACC GTGAAACAAGATCAAG tTTATTTGATGTTAAGTCGATTCCAAACGACTTCACTGGTAATTATAGATCGCCTACAAGAAGACGCAGTCGATCCCGAACCCGACGATCCAGATCTCGGTCCCGTTCTAGACGTCGCAAGTCAAG gtCTAGATCTCCAAAGCGTACAAGGTCCCGTACTAG atCTCCAGTTCGGCGAAGAAGACGCTATTCAAG TGCAGCTTtggacaaaacaaaaacagg ATCTCCAAGACGCAGTAGTAGACGAAGTCGCAGTCCATCTCGTTCAag TGCGGCTTTGGACAAAACAAAGGCTGG ATCTCCCAGACGAAGCAGTAGACGAAGTCGAAGTAGATCTCGCTCAAG GTCTCCAAAACGTCGAAAATCAAGATCTCGTTCCAG AGATCGACGCAAAAAACGAAAGTCTGTTTCCAAATCTTCATCACGGTCTCCTAGAAGACGATCCAg aaaaaaatcaaaatcaagatcTCGTTCTCCTGCAAGAAGAAAATCCCGGAAATCAACTTCCAAGTCTCCTGATAGATCATCCTCCAA tcagcAAAGAAAAAGGAAggaaaaagcaagaaaaaagaggaaggagaagtcaaagaaaaaaataaagacaagGAAGCAGAGGCTGATGACCAAG agCTAA
- the LOC130629714 gene encoding uncharacterized protein LOC130629714, which yields MATAVPPTGSSHHALITNNEYQIKLVTLLNECCDHLREILHDPARGNMPRDKKQLYLSLKKYKKHLNHLKRDQLEIVFPQDKKTDSELFDITILCDVLINCCHGIQAPIGGWRTRTPQPNDFSVGADIIRIRNERNNVMHGRAMSSAQYNQLWNAIEGILRRLGYDITKIKDLKSGCLNDLDLFKIEIMKADTEILNFNVNNNKDSIQQNEDGIKQNQDDIKANKDNIQQNEDGIKQNQDDIKANKDNIQQNEDGIKQNQGDIKANKDNIQQNEDGIKQNQDDIKANKDNIHQNEDGIKQNQDDIKANKDSIQQNEDGMKQNQDDIKANEDNIQQNEDGIKQNQGDIKANEDNIQQNEDGIKQNQGDIKANKDNILQNEDGIKENKENYNRLAAEVEIVKQTISSSSCDQKSSQLEETIKEQPSYMLLKNFQGDFVIKFDDDCFNWSAQSIQTIITKNFTRQSKELNFGDDYFVEEKEGKLLLLIYNHKSINAESINGLSITLVDSESKTHLISIEDIKLVQAHMCETSHFDVTTHNSRRISEQIKCIVGAEREEADIEFICGGSLQTMEPKEYEAFERDYIRRYFTVNGECMEEPLQFPPPMQNVTHSLFAQKIKDVIIELQHLFTIFTHYNTKEHIRFLKLDKEFSLSLESTITDNKRILLVLPNYIVNIRYTETTDAVRIQDEVKAGEEDLKELSIITKKYLKNGHLKMVNVVAAPHFEDIENIHLCVDCNLLSKKTLAEDSNMMQFFSNILQSSQAQNKVQDNKERYINIVGKVMCFMATRKALYSVPSLSKNVHEQISSLILSPQQLRHLYNNSLKKIIIGPLGSGKTVLALAHLEIAYERSENRSIIYYVVWDGNTLLKRDIVNHTKRFNYKAAVEVVVKDNVELAQDLKMNEVPTPYQLIESLVKKHVDQNLHLIIDELNGELLNKEESSLLKHYLETEGKLNNSFIIFFPQSIEKHRTLISHQKVTIHDKYKYEETGMKVLKLNRAMRTTRIIFQFLKAFENEVEQDKVTIKLPDQESKDAISTKTKIEKKKNLLSKFWQQLKQPQQQRRQQQQQLQQPPPPRQQQEQGQTTSSNATPIIKEEEEVFETPVDIDVVVASIQDGDLSGNVRIDTLLKFNTAYSIGHNIEGTKPLLIHPANTPTTDKEFIPMLALVLQDVCLHHATKRLFIYNTFPQKDIFYRLLKLLKIDFLHYDKYTDWKVLNCDDIIVKNPLQSQNYNLLTTIEGSRGVEAAECICIIESNDCNLKHLTLEAMSRATQKLVLVSASNVYQSDTVKSSTGHIISKLLTEHLVEYNVEVSNDEDTEIPFTKSMKSNSKIVFNIKPQYWKFKEMIKDLEHVGFQATAERLNAHEIVRKNLYPPGKVSNIICSYLSPKSCILRWQKDANKYTVRRQESKNSTWNNLATDISCNQYIVNDMVIGETCKFCVVAKNHLGVSDDSIVPYRHELPNVKGVQFEDIVKSNDIEKLKKLLSIHPNIVHMRDGCEHTPLMWTVYYTNNTSMVEILISYGSDVWAEDGLKQNSYHWAVIHDRHTILDMLCRYDVTNINRVDVLNRTPLHRAAIFGHISCVDVLLRYENIDVTIKDINGNTAYDVAGGWNGQNWEIIRRKIKEYEDMTK from the exons ATGGCAACGGCAGTACCTCCAACAGGATCTTCTCACCACGCATTGATCACTAACAATGAATATCAAATTAAATTGGTTACACTTCTCAATGAATGTTGTGACCACTTACGTGAAATTTTACATGATCCTGCCCGTGGCAACATGCCAAGGGATAAGAAACAATTATATTTGTCattgaaaaaatataagaaacatttaaaCCATCTGAAAAGAGATCAGCTGGAAATCGTTTTTCCGCAAGATAAGAAAACAGATTCGGAATTGTTTGACATCACTATTTTATGTGACGTTCTAATTAATTGTTGTCACGGTATACAAGCACCAATTGGTGGGTGGAGGACCAGAACACCGCAACCAAATGATTTCAGTGTCGGTGCTGACATCATTCGAATCAGAAATGAGCGCAATAATGTTATGCATGGAAGAGCAATGAGTTCAGCACAATATAATCAGCTATGGAATGCCATAGAAGGTATATTAAGAAGACTCGGATACGACATAACGaaaattaaagatttgaaaTCTGGTTGCTTGAATGACTTAGACTTATTTAAGATCGAAATTATGAAAGCAGAtactgaaattttaaatttcaatgttaacaataataaagacagtattcagcaaaacgaagatggtattaaacaaaatcaagatgacatcaaagcaaataaagacaatattcagcaaaacgaagatggtattaaacaaaatcaagatgacatcaaagcaaataaagacaatattcagcaaaacgaagatggtattaaacaaaatcaaggtgacatcaaagcaaataaagacaatattcagcaaaacgaagatggtattaaacaaaatcaagatgacatcaaagcaaataaagacaatattcatcaaaacgaagatggtattaaacaaaatcaagatgacatcaaagcaaataaagacagtattcagcaaaacgaagatggtatgaaacaaaatcaagatgacatcaaagcaaatgaagacaatattcagcaaaacgaagatggtattaaacaaaatcaaggtgacatcaaagcaaatgaagacaatattcagcaaaacgaagatggtattaaacaaaatcaaggtgacattaaagcaaataaagacaatattctgcaaaacgaagatggtattaaagaGAATAAAGAGAATTATAATCGATTAGCAGCCGAAGTGGAAATAGTAAAGCAAACTATTTCTTCATCATCATGTGATCAGAAGAGTTCTCAGTTGGAAGAAACTATAAAAGAACAACCCAG TTATATGCTACTAAAAAATTTTCAAggagattttgtaataaaatttgaTGATGACTGCTTCAACTGGTCTGCACAAAGTATACAAACTATTATTACTAAAAATTTTACAAGACAATCAAAAGAACTTAATTTCGGCGACGATTATTTTgtagaagaaaaagaaggaaaactATTACTGCTTATTTACAATCACAAATCTATCAATGCTGAATCTATCAATGGGTTATCCATTACGTTAGTTGACAGTGAAAGTAAAACTCATTTGATTTCAATTGAAG ATATTAAATTGGTCCAAGCGCATATGTGTGAAACCAGCCATTTTGATGTAACAACGCACAACAGTAGAAGAATATCTGAACAGATAAAATGCATTGTAGGAGCAGAAAGAGAAGAAGCAGATATTGAATTTATATGTGGTGGTAGCCTGCAAACAATGGAACCTAAGGAGTACGAAGCATTTGAAAGAGATTATATCCGGCGTTATTTCACCGTCAATGGTGAATGCATGGAAGAACCACTCCAATTTCCACCTCCAATGCAAAACGTCACACATTCCTTATTCGCACAAAAGATAAAGGATGTTATAATCGAATTACAACATTTGTTTACAATATTTACGCATTATAACACGAAGGAACATATTCGATTTCTAAAACTGGATAAAGAATTTTCTTTGAGTTTGGAAAGCACAATTACTGATAACAAAAGAATTCTACTTGTGTTGCCAAATTATATCGTCAACATTAGATACACAGAAACAACCGACGCAGTTAGAATACAAGATGAAGTCAAAGCGGGCGAAGAGGACTTGAAGGAGCTATCTATCATcactaaaaaatatcttaaaaatggtCACCTGAAAATGGTTAATGTTGTAGCTGCACCACATTTCGAAGATATCGAAAATATCCACCTTTGTGTAGACTGCAACCTACTCTCCAAGAAAACTTTGGCTGAGGATAGCAATATGATGCAgttcttttcaaatattttgcaaagctCACAAGCACAAAATAAAGTTCAGGATAACAAGGAACGGTATATCAACATAGTCGGTAAAGTCATGTGTTTTATGGCTACAAGAAAAGCACTCTATTCTGTTCCTTCACTCAGTAAAAACGTCCACGAACAAATAAGCTCGTTAATACTTTCTCCACAGCAACTCCGTCATTTATACAAcaactctttaaaaaaaattataatcggTCCCTTAGGCAGTGGTAAGACAGTGCTAGCTTTAGCACATTTGGAAATTGCTTACGAGCGCTCTGAGAATAGATCGATCATATACTACGTAGTTTGGGACGGCAACACATTGCTGAAACGGGATATTGTCAATCATACTAAAAGATTTAATTACAAAGCCGCTGTCGAAGTTGTTGTAAAGGATAATGTCGAGTTAGCTCAGGATTTGAAAATGAATGAAGTGCCAACACCATACCAGTTAATAGAGTCATTGGTTAAGAAACATGTTGACCAAAACCTGCATCTAATAATTGATGAATTAAATGGAGAGTTATTGAACAAGGAAGAATCATCTTTGCTTAAACACTATCTGGAGACTGAAGGAAAATTAAATAACTCCTTCATCATTTTTTTCCCACAATCCATTGAGAAACATAGAACATTAATTTCACACCAAAAAGTCACAATACATGACAAGTACAAGTATGAAGAAACAGGAATGAAAGTATTAAAACTTAACAGAGCAATGAGAACAACCCGGATAATCTTTCAGTTTTTAAAGGcttttgaaaatgaagtagaacAAGACAAGGTAACAATTAAGCTTCCCGATCAGGAATCAAAAGATGCAATATCCACCAAaacaaaaatcgaaaaaaaaaagaatctcCTTTCCAAATTTTGGCAACAACTgaaacaaccacaacaacaacggcgacaacaacagcagcagctGCAGCAACCACCTCCACCACGACAACAACAAGAACAAGGACAAACTACCAGTAGCAATGCCACGCCGAtaataaaagaagaagaagaagtattTGAAACACCGGTTGATATTGATGTCGTTGTAGCTTCAATACAAGATGGGGATCTTTCGGGTAATGTTAGAATTGAcactttattaaaatttaatacagcGTATTCAATCGGTCATAATATCGAAGGAACAAAACCGTTATTGATACATCCGGCAAATACTCCAACAACAGACAAAGAGTTTATACCAATGTTAGCGCTTGTTTTACAAGATGTATGTTTACATCATGCCACTAAACGTTTGTTCATATATAACACATTCCCTCAAAAGGATATTTTTTACAGATTActaaaactgttaaaaattgattttcttcaCTACGACAAGTACACTGACTGGAAAGTTTTAAATTGTGATGATATCATAGTTAAAAATCCCTTGCAGAGTCAAAATTATAACCTGCTCACTACTATTGAGGGAAGTCGTGGAGTTGAAGCAGCCGAATGCATCTGTATAATTGAAAGCAATGATTGcaatttaaaacatttgacgTTAGAAGCAATGTCCAGAGCAACACAAAAACTGGTCCTTGTTTCAGCGTCCAACGTCTACCAATCGGATACAGTAAAATCATCAACTGGTCATATCATCAGTAAATTGTTAACTGAACATTTGGTTGAATACAATGTAGAGGTCTCAAACGATGAAGATACGGAAATACCGTTCACAAAGTCTATGAAAAGTAACAGtaaaatagtttttaacatAAAACCACAATATTGGAAATTCAAAGAAATGATAAAAGATTTGGAACATGTTGGTTTTCAGGCAACGGCTGAACGCCTAAATGCGCATGAGATCGTTagaaaaaa cCTTTATCCTCCTGGAAAAGTGAGCAATATAATTTGCTCATATTTGTCACCTAAATCATGCATATTGAGATGGCAAAAGGACGCTAATAAATACACCGTTAGAAGacaagaaagtaaaaattcaACCTGGAATAACTTAGCAACTGACATTTCTTGCAATCAATACATCGTTAATGACATGGTAATTGGTGAAACGTGCAAGTTTTGTGTTGTTGCTAAAAATCATCTTGGTGTATCTGATGACAGCATTGTGCCTTATCGTCACGA ACTTCCAAACGTTAAGGGTGTCCAATTTGAAG atatcgTGAAATCTAACGATATCGAGAAACTGAAAAAATTACTATCCATTCATCCAAACATCGTTCACATGAGAGATGGATGTGAACACACACCATTGATGTGGACAGTATATTACACCAACAATACATCAATGGTGGAAATACTCATCTCATATGGGAGTGATGTTTGGGCGGAAGATGGATTGAAACAAAACAGTTATCATTGGGCTGTAATTCATGATCGTCACACAATATTAGATATGTTATGTCGATATGATGTAACAAACATCAACCGTGTAGATGTTCTCAACCGCACACCATTACATCGTGCTGCAATTTTTGGTCACATCTcatgtgttgatgttttgttACGTTATGAAAATATTGATGTGACGATCAAAGATATAAATGGAAACACAGCTTATGATGTTGCTGGAGGATGGAATGGACAAAACTGGGAAATAATAAgacgaaaaataaaagaatacgaa GACATGACGAAGTGA